One Tenrec ecaudatus isolate mTenEca1 chromosome 12, mTenEca1.hap1, whole genome shotgun sequence DNA segment encodes these proteins:
- the MATN4 gene encoding matrilin-4 → MRGLVGAPLPLLLLLLLPWEAQLQSAGPKCRTGPLDLVFVIDSSRSVRPFEFETMRQFLVGLLHGLDVGPNATRVGVIQYSSQVQSVFPLGAFSRREDMERAIRALVPLAQGTMTGLAIQYAMNVAFSVAEGARPLEARVPRVAVIVTDGRPQDRVAEVAAQARARGIEIYAVGVQRADVGSLRAMASPPLEEHVFLVESFDLIQEFGLQFQGRLCGKDLCAEGGHGCQHQCVSTPGTFQCACNPGYQLAADGKSCLAIDPCAQGTHVCEHYCASSPGSYSCRCRSGFVLQRDQRSCRAIDHCSFGNHSCQHECISTVKGPRCRCPEGQDLMPDGRRCQARDLCNGVDHGCEFQCVSEGLSYRCLCPEGRQLQADGKSCNRCREGHVDLVLLVDGSKSVRPQNFELVKRFVNQIVDFLDVSPEGTRVGLVQFSSRVRTEFPLGRYGTPAEVKRAVLAVEYMERGTMTGMALRHLVEHSFSEAQGARPRALNVPRVGLVFTDGRSQDDISVWAARAKEEGIVMYAVGVGKAVEEELREIASEPPELHVSYSPDFSTMTHLLDNLKGSICPEEGIGAGTELRSPCECESLVEFQGRTLGALDTLAQNMAQLTARLEDLERQLASRK, encoded by the exons ATGAGGGGCCTTGTAGGTGCACCCCTGCCCTTGTTGCTGCTGCTCCTTCTGCCCTGGGAAGCCCAGCTCCAGTCAGCAG GTCCTAAGTGCCGAACGGGGCCCCTGGATTTGGTGTTCGTGATTGACAGTTCCCGCAGCGTCCGCCCCTTCGAGTTTGAGACCATGCGGCAGTTCTTGGTGGGCCTCCTCCACGGCTTGGACGTGGGGCCCAACGCCACCCGCGTCGGTGTGATCCAGTATTCGAGTCAAGTGCAGAGCGTCTTCCCACTGGGCGCCTTCTCGCGCCGCGAGGACATGGAGCGCGCCATCCGCGCCCTGGTGCCGCTGGCGCAGGGCACCATGACCGGGCTGGCAATCCAGTACGCCATGAATGTGGCCTTCAGTGTGGCCGAGGGGGCACGCCCGCTGGAAGCACGCGTGCCACGTGTTGCCGTCATCGTGACTGACGGGCGGCCACAGGACCGCGTGGCAGAGGTGGCCGCACAGGCGCGCGCCCGAGGCATCGAGATCTACGCGGTGGGGGTGCAGCGCGCCGACGTGGGTTCCCTGCGCGCCATGGCGTCGCCTCCGCTGGAGGAGCACGTCTTCCTGGTGGAGTCCTTTGATCTGATCCAGGAGTTTGGCCTGCAGTTCCAGGGCCGACTGTGTG GGAAGGACCTATGTGCCGAGGGGGGACATGGGTGCCAGCACCAGTGTGTCAGCACCCCAGGCACGTTCCAGTGTGCCTGCAACCCCGGATACCAGTTGGCAGCAGATGGCAAGAGCTGTTTGG CCATTGACCCGTGTGCCCAAGGGACGCATGTTTGCGAGCATTACTGTGCCAGTTCTCCAGGCTCCTATTCCTGTCGCTGCCGGAGTGGCTTTGTGCTTCAGAGGGACCAAAGGAGCTGCCGAG CCATCGACCACTGTAGCTTCGGGAACCACAGCTGCCAGCACGAGTGCATCAGTACCGTCAAGGGCCCCCGGTGCcgctgcccagagggccaagacTTGATGCCCGATGGGCGACGCTGTCAGG CCCGGGACCTTTGTAATGGTGTGGACCATGGCTGTGAGTTCCAGTGTGTGAGTGAAGGCCTCTCCTATCGCTGTCTCTGCCCGGAGGGACGGCAGCTCCAGGCAGATGGCAAAAGCTGTAACC GGTGCCGGGAAGGCCACGTGGACCTGGTGCTGCTCGTCGATGGCTCCAAGAGCGTGCGCCCGCAGAACTTTGAGTTGGTGAAACGCTTTGTGAACCAGATCGTGGACTTCCTGGACGTGTCCCCCGAGGGCACGCGCGTGGGACTGGTGCAGTTCTCGAGTCGCGTGCGCACCGAGTTTCCGCTGGGCCGCTACGGGACGCCGGCCGAGGTGAAGCGGGCGGTGCTGGCGGTGGAGTACATGGAGCGCGGCACTATGACCGGCATGGCGCTGCGCCACCTGGTCGAGCACAGCTTCTCCGAGGCGCAGGGTGCGCGGCCCCGCGCCCTCAACGTGCCTCGCGTTGGCCTGGTCTTTACCGACGGCCGCTCCCAGGACGACATCTCCGTGTGGGCGGCGCGCGCCAAGGAGGAAG GCATCGTCATGTACGCAGTGGGTGTGGGCAAGGCGGTGGAGGAGGAGCTGCGGGAGATCGCCTCGGAGCCTCCGGAGCTGCACGTGTCCTACTCCCCGGACTTCAGTACCATGACGCACCTGCTGGACAACCTCAAAGGCAGCATCTGCCCGG AGGAGGGCATCGGCGCGGGGACGGAGCTGCGGAGCCCGTGCGAGTGTGAGAGCCTCGTGGAGTTCCAGGGCCGCACGCTGGGGGCGCTCGACACCCTGGCGCAGAACA TGGCCCAGCTGACCGCGCGCCTGGAGGACCTGGAGAGACAGTTGGCCAGCCGGAAGTGA